In Ovis canadensis isolate MfBH-ARS-UI-01 breed Bighorn chromosome 3, ARS-UI_OviCan_v2, whole genome shotgun sequence, one DNA window encodes the following:
- the LOC138438276 gene encoding olfactory receptor 6C3-like isoform X2 produces the protein MNHTVITEFVLLGLSDDPDLQIVIFLFLFITYVLSVTGNLTIITLTWVDFHLQTPMYFFLRNFSFLEISFTTVCIPRFLGAIITRDKTISYNNCAAQLFFSIFMGVTEFYILTAMSYDRYVAICKPLHYTTIMSRKLCSLLVLCTWLSGFLTIFPPLMLLLQLDYCASNVIDHFLCDYFPLLQLSCSDTWLLEVMGFYFALVSLLFTLALVILSYMYIVRTILRIPSASQRKKAFSTCSSHMIVIFISYGSCIFMYANPSAKEKASMTKGVAILNTSVAPMLNPFIYTLRNQQVKQAFKDMVYKAVFSANK, from the coding sequence atgaaccaCACTGTGATCACAGAGTTTGTCCTTCTAGGCCTTTCTGATGATCCTGACCTTCAGATTgtgattttcctgtttttatttatcaCATATGTATTAAGTGTCACTGGAAACCTGACTATCATCACCCTAACCTGGGTGGACTTCCATCTCCAGACACCAATGTACTTCTTCCTCCGAAACTTCTCTTTCTTAGAAATTTCCTTTACTACTGTGTGCATCCCTAGATTTCTGGGAGCAATTATCACCAGGGACAAGACTATTTCTTACAACAATTGTGCAGCCCaactatttttctctattttcatggGGGTGACTGAATTTTACATTCTAACCGCCATGTCCTATGACCGCTATGTTGCCATCTGCAAGCCCCTGCATTACACAACCATCATGAGCAGGAAACTCTGCAGCCTGCTTGTGCTCTGCACATGGCTCAGTGGGTTTCTGACCATTTTCCCACCCCTTATGCTTCTCCTCCAGCTGGATTACTGTGCTTCCAATGTCATTGATCACTTTTTGTGTGACTATTTCCCCCTTTTACAATTGTCTTGTTCAGATACATGGCTCCTAGAAGTAATGGGTTTTTACTTTGCTTTGGTTAGTTTGCTATTCACTTTGGCCTTAGTGATTTTGTCATATATGTACATTGTCAGGACTATTCTGAGAATCCCATCTGCCAGTCAGAGAAAAAAGGCCTTCTCCACTTGTTCCTCTCACATGATTGTCATTTTCATCTCCTATGGAAGCTGTATATTCATGTATGCTAATCCCTCGGCCAAAGAAAAGGCATCAATGACAAAAGGAGTGGCTATTCTCAATACCTCTGTggcccccatgctgaaccccttcatctacaCTCTGAGAAACCAGCAAGTGAAACAAGCTTTCAAAGACATGGTGTATAAAGCAGTGTTTTCTGCTAATAAATGA
- the LOC138438276 gene encoding olfactory receptor 6C3-like isoform X1, whose amino-acid sequence MKNEAEGINFVLLGLSDDPDLQIVIFLFLFITYVLSVTGNLTIITLTWVDFHLQTPMYFFLRNFSFLEISFTTVCIPRFLGAIITRDKTISYNNCAAQLFFSIFMGVTEFYILTAMSYDRYVAICKPLHYTTIMSRKLCSLLVLCTWLSGFLTIFPPLMLLLQLDYCASNVIDHFLCDYFPLLQLSCSDTWLLEVMGFYFALVSLLFTLALVILSYMYIVRTILRIPSASQRKKAFSTCSSHMIVIFISYGSCIFMYANPSAKEKASMTKGVAILNTSVAPMLNPFIYTLRNQQVKQAFKDMVYKAVFSANK is encoded by the exons atgaagaatgaagctgaaggaatcaac TTTGTCCTTCTAGGCCTTTCTGATGATCCTGACCTTCAGATTgtgattttcctgtttttatttatcaCATATGTATTAAGTGTCACTGGAAACCTGACTATCATCACCCTAACCTGGGTGGACTTCCATCTCCAGACACCAATGTACTTCTTCCTCCGAAACTTCTCTTTCTTAGAAATTTCCTTTACTACTGTGTGCATCCCTAGATTTCTGGGAGCAATTATCACCAGGGACAAGACTATTTCTTACAACAATTGTGCAGCCCaactatttttctctattttcatggGGGTGACTGAATTTTACATTCTAACCGCCATGTCCTATGACCGCTATGTTGCCATCTGCAAGCCCCTGCATTACACAACCATCATGAGCAGGAAACTCTGCAGCCTGCTTGTGCTCTGCACATGGCTCAGTGGGTTTCTGACCATTTTCCCACCCCTTATGCTTCTCCTCCAGCTGGATTACTGTGCTTCCAATGTCATTGATCACTTTTTGTGTGACTATTTCCCCCTTTTACAATTGTCTTGTTCAGATACATGGCTCCTAGAAGTAATGGGTTTTTACTTTGCTTTGGTTAGTTTGCTATTCACTTTGGCCTTAGTGATTTTGTCATATATGTACATTGTCAGGACTATTCTGAGAATCCCATCTGCCAGTCAGAGAAAAAAGGCCTTCTCCACTTGTTCCTCTCACATGATTGTCATTTTCATCTCCTATGGAAGCTGTATATTCATGTATGCTAATCCCTCGGCCAAAGAAAAGGCATCAATGACAAAAGGAGTGGCTATTCTCAATACCTCTGTggcccccatgctgaaccccttcatctacaCTCTGAGAAACCAGCAAGTGAAACAAGCTTTCAAAGACATGGTGTATAAAGCAGTGTTTTCTGCTAATAAATGA